From the genome of Patagioenas fasciata isolate bPatFas1 chromosome 17, bPatFas1.hap1, whole genome shotgun sequence, one region includes:
- the SNRPD3 gene encoding small nuclear ribonucleoprotein Sm D3: MSIGVPIKVLHEAEGHIVTCETNTGEVYRGKLIEAEDNMNCQMSNITVTYRDGRVAQLEQVYIRGSKIRFLILPDMLKNAPMLKSMKNKNQGSGAGRGKAAILKAQVAARGRGRGMGRGNIFQKRR; this comes from the exons ATGTCAATTGGTGTACCGATTAAAGTTCTGCACGAGGCTGAAGGCCATATTGTGACATGTGAGACCAATACAGGAGAAGTTTACCGAGGCAAACTTATTGAAGCTGAAGACAACATGAATTGTCAG ATGTCCAACATAACGGTGACATACAGAGATGGACGAGTGGCGCAGCTTGAACAGGTGTATATCAGAGGTAGCAAGATACGGTTTCTCATTTTGCCAGATATGTTGAAGAATGCCCCTATGTTAAAGAGCATGAAGAATAAAAACCAGGGTTCTGGAGCTGGGCGAGGAAAAGCAGCTATTCTCAAAGCTCAAG tggCTGCAAGAGGAAGAGGCCGTGGTATGGGCCGCGGCAATATCTTCCAGAAGCGGAGATAA